In one window of Chryseobacterium shigense DNA:
- a CDS encoding ParA family protein, which produces MPYFILTTHQKGGVGKSTLTYNLAVNLKDKAKVCIVDMDVQGSLSDFKNFSPVPVLPPDKLPELKNSDFDFVFIDTPPYLSNKLPELCNLANVIIIPTKAGVFDVLAIRSTIEIVKQSKGEKKALIVFNMVKPNTTLTDEIKTQLSEYNIEVAQTMVSDLVAFSRSALHNGVEDNKKALSQIEALTNEILTVLA; this is translated from the coding sequence ATGCCTTATTTTATTCTTACTACACACCAAAAAGGAGGTGTTGGCAAATCAACGCTTACCTATAACCTTGCTGTAAACCTCAAAGACAAAGCAAAGGTTTGTATTGTTGATATGGATGTTCAGGGGTCTTTATCTGATTTTAAAAATTTCTCTCCTGTTCCGGTTCTTCCTCCAGACAAATTACCGGAACTGAAAAATTCTGATTTTGATTTTGTATTTATTGACACCCCCCCCTATCTATCCAATAAACTGCCTGAGCTGTGCAACCTTGCGAATGTAATTATTATACCTACAAAAGCAGGGGTTTTTGATGTTCTTGCAATTAGATCGACTATTGAGATCGTAAAACAATCTAAAGGAGAGAAAAAGGCACTTATTGTCTTCAATATGGTTAAGCCCAATACTACACTTACAGATGAGATCAAAACACAGTTAAGCGAATACAATATTGAAGTTGCTCAAACAATGGTTTCCGATTTGGTTGCTTTCTCTCGTTCAGCTCTGCATAATGGGGTAGAAGATAATAAAAAAGCTCTATCACAAATAGAAGCGTTAACAAATGAGATTTTAACAGTATTAGCATAA